A genomic segment from Leptolyngbya boryana PCC 6306 encodes:
- a CDS encoding aminotransferase class IV, whose protein sequence is MVSPPPSVTQLQKPKYVYFGGKICLWEEANFHISSEAILRGLNVFEGLKGYWQPDGSFGIVAMRRHYDRLIRSAKVLYIPFEMSYEEFEQAHHDLVKLLWRPDRNMWVRATLYGDEGFWGEGSTSNLVLTAYQTPMTRPAPMNLGVTPWKRGSDLALPARVKTSTNYQIARFVKIEGRDRGYSDMIILNESGRVAETLQTCVLVVRDGKVFTPPAWEGALESITVDIIESLCQSMGIPFERRPIERTELIIADEVGIVGTLSEVTPVKSVEKTVYGDSPIINAIAERYHNAVTGLDPHPAVDFSLIPAPSKVASAPELTTVG, encoded by the coding sequence ATGGTTTCACCCCCTCCTTCTGTTACTCAACTGCAAAAACCGAAATATGTTTACTTTGGCGGCAAGATTTGCCTTTGGGAAGAAGCCAATTTTCATATTTCGAGTGAAGCTATACTTCGAGGACTTAACGTTTTTGAAGGTCTCAAAGGATACTGGCAACCGGACGGAAGTTTCGGTATTGTGGCAATGCGAAGACACTACGATCGCTTAATTCGCTCTGCCAAGGTGCTCTATATCCCTTTCGAGATGAGTTACGAGGAATTCGAGCAGGCGCATCATGATTTGGTCAAACTGCTGTGGCGACCCGATCGCAATATGTGGGTCAGAGCCACTCTATACGGCGATGAAGGCTTCTGGGGCGAAGGCAGTACCAGCAATCTCGTTCTCACCGCATATCAAACTCCCATGACTCGCCCTGCTCCTATGAATTTGGGGGTTACGCCTTGGAAGCGCGGGTCAGATTTAGCGCTGCCTGCACGCGTGAAAACCAGCACAAATTATCAGATCGCTCGCTTTGTCAAAATCGAAGGACGCGATCGCGGATATTCCGACATGATTATCCTCAACGAATCAGGACGAGTCGCTGAAACCCTACAAACTTGTGTTCTGGTCGTGCGAGATGGCAAAGTTTTCACACCTCCAGCGTGGGAAGGTGCGCTAGAGAGCATCACTGTTGATATCATTGAAAGCCTATGTCAATCGATGGGCATCCCGTTTGAGCGTCGCCCAATCGAGCGTACCGAGTTGATCATCGCTGATGAAGTCGGAATCGTTGGAACCTTGAGCGAGGTTACACCTGTGAAATCGGTTGAGAAAACCGTGTATGGGGATTCTCCGATTATCAATGCGATCGCGGAACGGTATCACAATGCTGTGACTGGACTTGATCCGCATCCGGCTGTTGATTTCTCTCTGATTCCGGCTCCTAGTAAGGTTGCATCAGCTCCCGAGCTAACTACAGTTGGCTAA
- the mutL gene encoding DNA mismatch repair endonuclease MutL → MGQQIQPLPIDVIHLIAAGEVIDSLAAVVRELVENAIDAGATRITVSIWADQWRVRVADNGAGMTLENLRQAAQPHSTSKIRDRADLWQIHSLGFRGEALHSLAQLSSLEILSRSASEPGWRVAYSSEGEANQIESVAIAPGTIVIVDRLFEIWEARREGLPSTSQQLKAIQQTIYQIALAHPRITWQVYQNDRVWFNLWGGHSAKDLLPQLLKDVRIEDLTELQSPGISVVLGLPDRAHRHRPDWVRVAVNGRFVKFSDLEQTILGAFRRTLPRDRHPICLVHLQLDPEHIDWNRHPAKAEVYLHHLDEWKERVKGTIAQALRIHPDTVPDSLYTAQASQLIKAAEAEAGYHVSREIQPEPAPFSPLKALTQVHNRYILAEHASGMWLIEQHIAHERVLFEEISDRWQLIPLDPAIVLNQLSSSQIEQLERIGIEVDPFGEQLWAVRSAPELLAQREDCADALIELSLGGDLQAAQVAVACRSAIRNGVPLSLEEMQSLIDRWQRTRNPRTCPHGRPIYLSLEESSLARFFRRSWVIGKSHGLE, encoded by the coding sequence ATGGGACAGCAGATTCAACCGCTACCGATCGACGTAATTCACCTCATCGCCGCTGGAGAAGTGATCGACTCTCTTGCCGCAGTTGTTCGTGAACTCGTGGAAAATGCTATTGATGCTGGAGCGACTCGCATTACTGTTTCCATTTGGGCAGACCAGTGGCGAGTACGAGTTGCAGACAATGGGGCAGGCATGACTTTGGAGAACTTGCGCCAAGCTGCACAGCCGCATAGCACCAGTAAAATTCGCGATCGCGCCGATCTCTGGCAAATTCATAGTCTAGGATTTCGAGGCGAAGCATTGCACAGTCTGGCGCAACTCTCTAGTTTAGAAATCCTCAGCCGCAGTGCTTCAGAACCGGGATGGCGCGTGGCTTATAGTTCTGAGGGAGAAGCGAATCAAATCGAATCGGTTGCGATCGCACCCGGAACGATTGTCATAGTCGATCGCTTATTTGAAATCTGGGAAGCGCGACGGGAAGGACTACCTTCTACTTCACAGCAATTAAAAGCAATTCAACAAACGATTTATCAAATTGCGTTAGCTCATCCGCGCATCACCTGGCAGGTTTATCAAAACGATCGCGTATGGTTTAATCTCTGGGGCGGTCACTCTGCGAAAGATCTTCTTCCACAATTGTTGAAAGATGTGCGAATCGAGGATTTAACGGAACTGCAATCGCCTGGAATTTCTGTCGTCTTAGGATTGCCCGATCGCGCGCATCGACATCGTCCAGATTGGGTGAGAGTTGCTGTGAATGGGCGATTTGTAAAATTTTCAGACCTAGAGCAAACGATTTTAGGCGCATTTCGGCGAACGTTACCTCGCGATCGACATCCGATTTGCTTAGTGCATCTGCAACTTGATCCTGAACATATCGATTGGAATCGCCACCCTGCCAAAGCTGAAGTGTACTTACATCACTTGGATGAGTGGAAAGAGCGGGTGAAAGGTACGATCGCTCAAGCGCTTCGCATTCATCCTGATACGGTTCCTGATAGTCTTTATACGGCTCAAGCAAGCCAACTGATCAAAGCAGCGGAAGCTGAGGCTGGCTATCATGTGTCGCGTGAAATCCAGCCTGAACCTGCTCCGTTTTCTCCATTAAAAGCTCTGACTCAAGTTCACAATCGATATATTTTGGCAGAACATGCTTCAGGCATGTGGTTGATCGAACAGCATATTGCTCATGAGCGAGTGTTGTTTGAAGAAATTAGCGATCGCTGGCAACTCATTCCACTCGACCCTGCCATTGTTCTGAATCAGCTTTCTAGCTCTCAAATCGAACAGCTTGAGCGGATTGGGATTGAAGTTGATCCGTTTGGAGAGCAATTGTGGGCAGTCCGATCGGCTCCTGAGTTACTCGCTCAACGCGAGGATTGTGCCGATGCATTGATTGAATTGAGTTTGGGAGGAGATTTGCAGGCGGCACAGGTGGCAGTTGCTTGCCGAAGTGCGATTCGGAATGGAGTGCCATTGTCGCTTGAGGAAATGCAGAGTTTAATCGATCGCTGGCAGCGCACTCGAAATCCACGGACTTGCCCACATGGTCGTCCGATTTATCTATCGTTGGAAGAGTCGAGTTTGGCGCGATTTTTCCGCCGCAGTTGGGTGATTGGCAAAAGTCATGGACTTGAGTAA
- a CDS encoding sulfite exporter TauE/SafE family protein, protein MSVSCTIQTGYRGLQIMSIVWVQLLLIGLAAGVAGGMFGIGGGAIMVPAMVLLMGMEQKFATGTSVAAQILPIGILAAYVYYQKGNVNIKYSILIAVGLVIGNYFGALFANQPFISGETMKKLYGVFLLAIGFRYLLFR, encoded by the coding sequence ATGAGCGTATCCTGTACTATCCAGACAGGTTATCGAGGACTTCAGATTATGTCGATCGTATGGGTTCAGCTTTTGCTGATTGGCTTAGCTGCGGGAGTTGCTGGCGGAATGTTCGGAATCGGAGGCGGGGCAATTATGGTTCCGGCGATGGTTCTACTGATGGGAATGGAGCAGAAATTCGCAACCGGGACATCCGTTGCTGCACAAATTTTACCGATCGGGATTCTAGCGGCTTATGTCTATTACCAAAAGGGCAACGTTAATATTAAATATTCAATTTTGATTGCAGTTGGCTTAGTCATTGGCAATTACTTTGGGGCTTTGTTTGCCAATCAGCCTTTTATTAGTGGAGAAACCATGAAAAAGTTGTACGGAGTGTTTCTCCTCGCGATCGGATTTCGGTATCTCTTATTTCGTTAA
- a CDS encoding sll0787 family AIR synthase-like protein codes for MLSSLADQLHRSLGLLQKQDIQTAANALKSDWSNAKIRLGDDCAAIRDRDGYLLFAAEGMLPQFVEQEPWFAGWSAVMVNVSDIYAMGGTPIAVVDTIWSKTGQNTDAIWEGMRAASAAYNVPIVGGHTNCHSSYTALSVAILGRANRVITSFDAQPGDLLLVATDLRGQPYPNYPFWNAATNADPTQLRKNLSILPKLAETGLCKAGKDISMGGIIGTLIMLLETSNCGAILNLEQVPCPNELALHEWLVHFPSYGFLLSIAPPLVQQVQALFREQDLVCEVVGEIQANPQLILRSYGESIEFWDLSKQGLTGFAP; via the coding sequence ATGCTGTCATCTCTGGCTGACCAACTTCATCGCTCTTTGGGGTTGCTGCAAAAGCAAGATATTCAAACTGCGGCGAATGCGTTGAAATCTGACTGGAGCAATGCAAAAATTCGATTAGGGGATGATTGCGCAGCAATTCGCGATCGCGATGGCTATCTTCTCTTTGCGGCTGAGGGAATGTTGCCGCAATTTGTCGAGCAGGAGCCTTGGTTTGCGGGCTGGTCGGCAGTCATGGTGAATGTGAGTGATATCTATGCCATGGGAGGAACCCCGATCGCGGTTGTCGATACGATTTGGAGCAAAACTGGGCAGAATACGGACGCAATCTGGGAAGGAATGAGAGCTGCATCTGCGGCTTACAATGTCCCCATTGTTGGCGGACACACAAACTGCCATAGTTCTTATACAGCATTATCTGTCGCAATTCTGGGACGCGCAAATCGTGTGATTACTAGCTTTGATGCTCAACCTGGAGATTTATTATTAGTTGCTACTGATCTTCGAGGTCAACCTTATCCCAACTATCCCTTCTGGAATGCTGCAACTAATGCCGATCCAACTCAACTGCGAAAGAACTTGTCGATTTTGCCAAAACTAGCTGAAACTGGGCTTTGCAAGGCAGGCAAAGATATCAGTATGGGCGGCATTATTGGAACGCTGATTATGTTGTTAGAGACTTCTAACTGTGGAGCGATTCTCAATCTTGAACAAGTTCCCTGCCCGAATGAGCTTGCATTGCACGAGTGGTTAGTGCATTTTCCAAGCTATGGCTTTTTATTGAGTATTGCGCCTCCTCTCGTTCAGCAGGTGCAAGCTTTATTTCGAGAACAGGATTTAGTCTGTGAAGTTGTTGGAGAGATTCAGGCGAATCCGCAGTTGATTCTACGATCGTATGGTGAATCGATCGAATTCTGGGATCTCTCTAAGCAGGGACTGACAGGGTTTGCACCATGA
- a CDS encoding MSMEG_0565 family glycosyltransferase, translated as MKIALLTYSTKPRGSVIHTLELAEALHDLGHSVCVFALDKDGKGFDYPLSCQVQLIPAHPAPSEIDQLIAQRIQEFVNYFNQFPQQFDCYHAQDCLSANALAILREQGYIPHFVRTVHHIEDYQSIYLQHCQDRSIREASLCFCVSDRWKSELQEHYQINAPRVINGVNLKRFSAQDHFFDFSGHPIYLTVGGIEPRKNSICLLQAFQKVLTRFPQAQLVIAGGATLFDYQEYRDEFFAIAESLNLKDSLVLLGVVADADLPKLYQSADVFVFPSVKEGWGLVILEAIASKIPVITSKQPPFTEFLNETQALLVDPYSVDAIVSAMCSVFDSADSLVAQSQSVLSQYTWEISAQQHIHHYQTLLYA; from the coding sequence ATGAAAATCGCACTCCTGACTTACTCAACCAAACCGCGAGGAAGTGTCATTCATACCTTAGAGCTTGCAGAAGCTTTGCATGATTTAGGACATTCTGTTTGTGTGTTTGCGCTGGATAAAGATGGCAAGGGATTTGATTATCCGCTCTCTTGCCAGGTGCAATTGATTCCAGCCCATCCTGCTCCATCGGAAATTGACCAACTGATTGCTCAACGGATTCAAGAATTTGTCAATTACTTCAATCAGTTTCCGCAGCAGTTTGACTGCTACCATGCTCAAGATTGTTTGAGTGCAAATGCGCTAGCAATTTTGCGAGAACAAGGATATATCCCGCATTTTGTTCGCACAGTGCATCATATTGAAGACTATCAAAGTATTTATTTGCAACACTGTCAGGATCGATCGATTCGAGAAGCTTCTCTGTGCTTTTGTGTCAGCGATCGCTGGAAGTCTGAACTTCAAGAACACTATCAAATCAATGCTCCACGTGTGATCAATGGCGTAAACCTCAAACGATTTTCGGCTCAAGATCATTTCTTTGATTTTTCAGGTCATCCCATCTATCTGACCGTCGGCGGCATTGAACCCCGAAAAAACTCTATCTGTCTCTTGCAAGCGTTTCAGAAAGTTCTGACTCGATTTCCTCAAGCGCAATTGGTGATTGCAGGGGGAGCGACTTTATTTGACTATCAAGAGTATCGAGATGAATTCTTTGCGATCGCCGAATCTCTCAATCTAAAAGACTCACTGGTACTACTTGGCGTAGTTGCTGATGCTGACCTACCCAAGCTTTACCAAAGTGCCGATGTCTTTGTATTTCCATCTGTAAAAGAAGGTTGGGGCTTAGTCATTTTAGAAGCGATCGCTAGTAAAATTCCTGTAATTACTTCCAAACAGCCGCCGTTTACTGAATTTCTCAACGAAACGCAAGCGCTACTCGTTGATCCTTACTCAGTTGATGCGATTGTCTCAGCAATGTGTTCCGTGTTTGATTCTGCCGATTCTCTAGTCGCTCAGAGCCAATCGGTTCTCTCCCAATACACTTGGGAAATTTCCGCTCAGCAACATATTCACCACTACCAAACTTTACTTTATGCCTGA
- the def gene encoding peptide deformylase, with product MAELLDIIELGHPILRQKAQDIDNIQDDRIQTLIDNLLVTVKHANGVGIAAPQVAESYQLMIIASRPNLRYPTAPSMEPTPIINPRILSHSTEMVKGWEGCLSVPGIRGNVPRYQAIEIEFLDRFGKTQKMEMTDFVARIFQHEFDHFNGTVFVDRVESTADLITEKEYQKLLTK from the coding sequence ATGGCTGAACTCTTAGATATTATTGAATTGGGTCATCCGATCCTGAGGCAGAAAGCCCAAGACATCGACAATATTCAAGACGATCGCATTCAAACGCTCATTGATAACTTACTCGTCACGGTTAAACATGCAAATGGGGTTGGCATTGCTGCGCCTCAAGTTGCGGAGTCTTATCAACTCATGATCATCGCCTCGCGCCCAAATTTGCGATATCCGACTGCGCCATCGATGGAGCCGACCCCAATCATTAACCCGCGCATTCTCTCACATTCGACTGAGATGGTGAAAGGGTGGGAAGGATGTTTGAGTGTTCCAGGGATTCGAGGCAATGTTCCGAGATATCAAGCGATCGAGATCGAATTTCTCGATCGCTTTGGCAAGACTCAAAAAATGGAGATGACCGATTTCGTTGCCCGGATTTTTCAACATGAATTCGATCACTTTAATGGGACTGTGTTTGTCGATCGCGTTGAAAGCACGGCAGATCTGATCACGGAGAAAGAATATCAGAAGCTCTTAACGAAATAA
- a CDS encoding MSMEG_0568 family radical SAM protein, which yields MNKQQLITDLQSHGLKLIDSQIGASGRQGGAGPSDHKAVTIEGTTIMVPIYNTPAASSPYSTNQTAQVLELNGEAIAPISFPKQPKFYNLTTEDGIPYWKIALLHSHDVLATTVLQTCMRYSDAATACQFCAIGQSLAAGKTIARKTPAQLAEVAEAAVRLDHVKHMVMTTGTPNTSDRGSAYLTECAAAIKAKVNLPIQAQCEPPDDFAWFDRMKTAGVDSLGMHLEAADPEVRAKIMPGKASVPLDYYYKAFEASVKVFGRGQVSTYLLAGLGDSLETLIEMCDRLIRLGVYPFVVPFVPITGTPLEGHAAPDRDFMLALYQQVGAMIQQSDFSATEMKAGCAKCGACSALSNFES from the coding sequence ATGAATAAGCAACAACTCATTACGGACTTACAATCACATGGATTGAAGCTGATTGACTCTCAAATCGGTGCATCAGGGCGACAAGGTGGAGCAGGGCCTTCAGATCACAAAGCAGTGACGATCGAAGGAACAACCATTATGGTTCCGATTTACAATACACCTGCTGCAAGTTCTCCCTATAGCACTAATCAAACGGCTCAAGTTTTAGAACTAAATGGAGAAGCGATCGCCCCGATTAGTTTTCCTAAGCAACCCAAGTTCTACAACCTCACCACAGAAGACGGGATTCCTTACTGGAAGATTGCGTTACTTCATAGTCACGATGTCCTTGCAACCACAGTTTTGCAGACCTGTATGCGATACAGCGATGCGGCTACAGCTTGTCAGTTTTGCGCGATCGGGCAATCTTTAGCGGCAGGGAAAACTATTGCTCGTAAAACGCCAGCGCAACTTGCAGAAGTTGCAGAAGCGGCAGTTCGGCTCGATCACGTGAAACACATGGTGATGACGACCGGAACACCAAATACGAGCGATCGCGGTTCAGCTTACCTGACAGAATGTGCAGCCGCCATCAAAGCAAAAGTAAATCTTCCCATTCAAGCTCAATGTGAGCCACCGGATGATTTTGCTTGGTTCGATCGGATGAAAACGGCTGGAGTGGATAGCTTAGGAATGCACTTAGAAGCGGCTGATCCAGAAGTGCGAGCAAAAATCATGCCGGGCAAAGCTTCTGTCCCACTAGATTACTATTACAAAGCTTTTGAGGCATCTGTTAAAGTGTTTGGCCGGGGTCAAGTTAGCACTTACTTGCTTGCAGGACTCGGTGATAGCTTAGAGACTTTGATTGAAATGTGCGATCGCTTAATTCGTCTCGGTGTTTATCCGTTTGTTGTGCCGTTTGTTCCGATTACAGGCACGCCTTTAGAAGGACATGCTGCTCCAGATCGTGACTTTATGCTGGCTTTGTATCAGCAAGTTGGAGCAATGATCCAGCAATCAGACTTCTCTGCAACTGAGATGAAAGCAGGCTGTGCAAAATGTGGAGCTTGCTCTGCTTTATCCAATTTTGAGTCTTAG
- a CDS encoding MSMEG_0570 family nitrogen starvation response protein, protein MPEIRFQIRWSDGTQDSCYSPSLIVKEYFSPNTDYALDDFVERSRTALNIASDRVKAKYGRPCGLALGQLQEIEEKSKQYAQIPNAKVRVIGFIE, encoded by the coding sequence ATGCCTGAAATCCGGTTTCAAATCCGTTGGTCTGACGGAACACAAGATTCTTGCTATTCTCCCTCGCTGATTGTTAAAGAGTACTTTAGTCCCAACACAGATTACGCGCTAGACGATTTTGTTGAGCGATCGCGCACTGCCTTGAATATTGCCAGCGATCGCGTCAAAGCAAAATACGGAAGACCCTGTGGGCTTGCGCTTGGGCAACTGCAAGAAATTGAGGAAAAATCAAAACAGTATGCTCAGATTCCTAATGCAAAAGTCCGTGTGATTGGATTTATTGAATAG
- a CDS encoding GNAT family N-acetyltransferase, producing MLIRRAIKSDFHSIWNIFKVVIEPGDTYVFDSNTSRDDAFLYWFGAGVLSYVAEEEGQIIGMYKLVANQRDRGSHVANASFMVDPTCHGRGIGRAMGLHCLQEAKNLGYLAIQFNFVVSTNHAAIALWQKLGFSIVGTLPKAFNHKTLGYVDAYVMYRLLDGECKP from the coding sequence ATGCTAATTCGTCGCGCGATCAAGTCCGATTTTCACTCGATTTGGAACATCTTCAAAGTAGTTATTGAGCCAGGAGATACATACGTTTTTGACTCAAATACAAGTCGTGACGATGCGTTTTTATACTGGTTTGGAGCAGGAGTCCTCTCTTACGTTGCAGAAGAAGAGGGTCAAATTATCGGAATGTACAAGCTCGTTGCAAATCAACGCGATCGCGGTTCTCATGTTGCAAATGCTAGCTTCATGGTCGATCCAACTTGTCATGGTCGAGGAATTGGTCGAGCCATGGGATTACATTGTCTGCAAGAAGCTAAGAATTTGGGCTACTTGGCGATACAGTTCAATTTTGTGGTGAGTACGAATCACGCCGCGATCGCACTTTGGCAAAAGCTCGGATTCTCGATCGTTGGAACACTCCCAAAAGCCTTCAATCACAAAACACTTGGATATGTTGATGCTTATGTGATGTATCGCCTTTTGGATGGTGAATGTAAGCCGTAA
- a CDS encoding ABC transporter ATP-binding protein gives MAKFLDILKYFRNYWKISLFSIAMMSLFEIIDLSVPYAIGQILNVLSGQPLDRVVQGGVTAIAQLGNFEMTQTFTLTSLLILVGLISVGRAPIQPWLGPWFAWDTAFRARRDNAEAALRKVLTLPLEFYDENNAGRIAARVAKGLSNHTWTFPDLTSHLLPKFFRVIGIFAVIWFIEWRIALLLLVSFIGILAFNLSGLKRLSQQEERLDKYMEDTESRTSEIITNIKTVKAFATETSELKRQQQRLDREFKVLDYRIHKGYVILGTYERTIVQSCVFLVFALTVFATAQGTISLGHFITTFTVASMAYAEVEPISQFAEFFARRYGSMIRFHEFMKLPVGVDASSLAETPEAVPQYQFTGKVEFSHLKFGYSADRPVLKDINLLIEPYQTVALVGRSGSGKSTLVKLLFRYFEPNQGKILIDGQDIRRLDVSGYRKRLAIVHQEVDIFNGTLLDNLMYGNPNATIEQVREACRIAQAEDFIKQMPAGYSTIVGERGVRLSGGQRQRIGIARALIVDPDVLIFDEATSSLDYESERSIQLAMRSILGTRTLIIIAHRLSTVREADKIVVLDQGNIVEVGSHDELLQQGGLYQRLHSLQETGELLA, from the coding sequence ATGGCTAAATTTTTAGACATTCTCAAATATTTTCGCAACTACTGGAAGATTTCGCTTTTTAGTATTGCGATGATGAGTTTGTTCGAGATTATTGACTTATCTGTGCCGTATGCGATCGGGCAAATTTTGAACGTGTTATCTGGACAACCGTTAGATCGAGTTGTACAAGGTGGCGTAACTGCGATCGCTCAACTTGGCAATTTCGAGATGACGCAAACGTTTACACTGACCTCGCTGTTAATTTTGGTCGGGCTAATTTCGGTTGGACGTGCCCCGATTCAACCTTGGTTAGGACCTTGGTTTGCCTGGGATACAGCATTTCGAGCACGCCGAGATAATGCTGAAGCAGCGTTGAGAAAAGTATTGACGTTGCCGTTAGAATTTTACGACGAAAATAATGCGGGTAGAATTGCGGCTCGTGTTGCTAAAGGTTTATCAAACCACACCTGGACTTTTCCTGATCTCACATCTCATCTATTACCGAAGTTTTTCCGAGTCATTGGGATTTTCGCAGTTATCTGGTTTATTGAGTGGCGAATTGCGCTTCTCTTATTAGTCTCTTTCATCGGCATCTTAGCGTTTAACTTATCGGGATTAAAGCGATTATCCCAACAAGAAGAACGCTTAGATAAATATATGGAAGATACCGAAAGCCGGACTTCTGAGATTATTACCAACATTAAGACCGTTAAAGCGTTTGCGACTGAAACATCAGAACTCAAACGGCAGCAACAAAGACTCGATCGAGAATTCAAAGTCCTCGATTACCGGATTCACAAAGGGTATGTGATTCTTGGAACCTATGAACGCACGATCGTACAATCCTGTGTTTTCTTGGTCTTTGCACTGACTGTATTTGCAACGGCTCAAGGTACAATCTCGCTCGGTCATTTCATTACGACCTTTACAGTCGCGAGTATGGCGTATGCTGAGGTTGAACCGATTAGCCAATTTGCTGAGTTCTTTGCTCGTCGATATGGCTCCATGATTCGCTTCCATGAGTTTATGAAGCTCCCGGTCGGTGTGGATGCGAGTAGTCTTGCTGAGACTCCAGAAGCCGTTCCGCAGTATCAATTTACTGGAAAAGTTGAATTCTCTCATCTGAAGTTCGGGTACAGTGCCGATCGCCCTGTACTCAAAGATATCAATCTACTCATTGAACCGTATCAGACGGTGGCATTAGTCGGTCGATCAGGTTCAGGGAAATCAACGCTAGTAAAACTCTTGTTCCGTTACTTTGAACCGAATCAGGGCAAGATTCTGATTGATGGTCAAGATATCCGACGGTTAGATGTGAGCGGTTACCGGAAACGATTAGCGATCGTTCACCAAGAAGTCGATATTTTCAATGGCACGTTGCTCGATAACCTAATGTATGGCAATCCCAATGCCACGATCGAGCAAGTCCGCGAAGCCTGTAGAATTGCTCAGGCTGAGGACTTTATCAAACAGATGCCTGCGGGATATTCTACGATCGTGGGAGAACGAGGCGTTCGACTCTCAGGAGGACAACGACAGCGCATTGGGATTGCACGGGCGCTGATTGTTGATCCAGATGTGCTGATCTTTGACGAAGCAACATCGAGTTTGGACTATGAATCTGAGCGCTCGATTCAGCTAGCCATGCGATCGATTCTCGGTACGAGAACGTTGATTATTATTGCTCACCGACTGAGTACGGTGCGTGAAGCAGACAAAATTGTGGTGCTAGACCAAGGCAATATTGTCGAGGTCGGTAGCCATGATGAACTGCTTCAGCAAGGCGGATTGTATCAACGTTTGCACTCACTTCAGGAGACGGGTGAATTGCTAGCTTAG
- a CDS encoding MSMEG_0567/Sll0786 family nitrogen starvation N-acetyltransferase → MSYQFKLAQSAREVQAYFDLRRLIFTEEQQLFEDDVDELDRISYPIIAVDQSQVVGVVRIYEIEPGIWYGGRLGTHPDYRKGWQIGKGLIYKAVTTANTWGCQQFLATVQLQNVRFFQRLHWRSQKELMICDRPHHLMEADLDFYPPGTEPRPILEVREAS, encoded by the coding sequence ATGTCCTATCAGTTTAAACTTGCTCAATCAGCGAGAGAGGTTCAAGCTTACTTCGATCTGCGTCGATTAATTTTTACAGAAGAACAACAACTCTTTGAAGATGATGTAGACGAACTCGATCGAATTTCCTATCCGATTATTGCTGTCGATCAGTCTCAAGTTGTCGGTGTTGTGAGAATCTACGAAATCGAACCTGGAATCTGGTACGGTGGCAGATTAGGCACGCATCCAGACTATCGAAAAGGCTGGCAGATTGGCAAAGGTTTGATTTACAAGGCAGTCACAACTGCCAACACTTGGGGCTGTCAGCAGTTCTTAGCCACCGTGCAGCTTCAAAATGTGCGATTCTTTCAAAGATTACATTGGCGATCGCAAAAAGAACTGATGATCTGCGATCGACCTCACCATTTGATGGAAGCTGACCTCGATTTCTATCCGCCCGGAACTGAACCGCGCCCAATTCTTGAGGTTCGGGAGGCATCTTGA